A window from Mycobacterium saskatchewanense encodes these proteins:
- the phnH gene encoding phosphonate C-P lyase system protein PhnH: MTAPGVTALDSVAAQQAFRVVLEALARPGTPMALPRQTMESLAPAVVPVVALADPTIGVCVLENPGGRWADTVATATSAPIWPAEMARLVAAVRPVTADELRGFSRGSAEAPEDAALVVLGVADVHGGPRRWTVSGPGVRGTATVTPRGAAAGFVAARAEVVGAYPAGIDILLVTDDGRVVGLPRTTTITEEH; encoded by the coding sequence ATGACGGCGCCCGGCGTGACCGCGCTGGACTCCGTGGCAGCGCAGCAAGCCTTTCGCGTGGTGCTCGAAGCGCTGGCCCGGCCCGGCACACCGATGGCGCTGCCCCGGCAAACGATGGAGAGCTTGGCGCCCGCCGTCGTTCCGGTCGTCGCGCTCGCCGACCCGACAATCGGGGTCTGCGTGCTGGAGAACCCGGGGGGCCGGTGGGCGGACACCGTCGCCACGGCCACGTCGGCGCCGATCTGGCCGGCTGAGATGGCACGCTTGGTGGCTGCGGTGAGGCCGGTCACCGCCGACGAGTTGCGCGGCTTCAGCCGCGGTTCGGCCGAGGCGCCCGAGGATGCTGCCTTGGTGGTGCTGGGTGTTGCCGACGTGCACGGTGGGCCCCGCCGGTGGACGGTATCGGGACCGGGCGTCCGTGGCACGGCCACCGTCACGCCGCGGGGCGCGGCGGCCGGCTTCGTCGCCGCGCGCGCCGAGGTCGTCGGCGCCTACCCGGCCGGCATCGACATCCTGCTGGTCACCGACGACGGTCGCGTCGTCGGGCTGCCGCGAACCACCACGATCACCGAGGAGCACTGA
- a CDS encoding carbon-phosphorus lyase complex subunit PhnI translates to MGYSGARGGLEAILAAEELVCRARDFAPVPWASTEQIVARFRLAVDRVMGEAGLFDESAAAAALRQSEGDPLEAAHLLRAHRSTLPRLAVSEPIDPDRITIMRRIVPAFRAPDGPQLLGRTTDYTRRLLDRPAGPPPPPADPGDGPVGPRTAEQRAPRRFLDLLREAGLVLDHRTGDDPEPFDITRTPPQPPAPRSATLAAMARAETGALVGLWYRSILGPDGDIHEVTLGEVRHGRLPLQVRHPHSGEPVTIGEFRVTEAEAIEDLDGADEDRSRFDVGYGMCFGHNERKAIAMANLDIANRRFGRSGPLEQLLLLTTDGLDSGGFLEHLKLPHYVTFRSMVERKQALQAAGAARAVRVSEPAGRDCE, encoded by the coding sequence ATGGGCTATTCCGGAGCCCGGGGCGGGCTGGAGGCCATCCTTGCCGCGGAGGAATTGGTATGCCGAGCGCGCGATTTCGCCCCGGTGCCGTGGGCGAGCACCGAGCAGATCGTCGCGCGGTTCCGGCTGGCCGTCGACCGGGTGATGGGAGAGGCGGGTTTGTTCGACGAGTCCGCCGCGGCGGCCGCGCTGCGTCAGTCCGAAGGTGACCCGTTGGAGGCCGCGCACTTGTTGCGCGCGCATCGTTCCACGTTGCCGCGACTGGCCGTCAGCGAGCCGATCGATCCGGACCGCATCACGATCATGCGCCGGATCGTGCCGGCCTTCCGGGCGCCGGACGGCCCGCAGCTCCTGGGCCGTACCACCGACTACACCAGGCGGCTGTTGGACAGGCCAGCGGGCCCGCCGCCGCCGCCGGCCGACCCAGGCGACGGACCGGTGGGGCCGCGCACCGCCGAACAGCGCGCCCCGCGCCGATTCCTCGACCTGCTGCGCGAGGCCGGCCTGGTTCTCGATCATCGCACCGGCGACGACCCGGAACCGTTTGATATCACCAGAACTCCACCGCAGCCGCCGGCGCCTCGCTCGGCGACGCTTGCGGCGATGGCGCGCGCGGAGACCGGCGCGCTGGTCGGGTTGTGGTACCGCTCGATCCTCGGACCCGACGGTGACATCCACGAGGTCACCCTCGGTGAGGTGCGCCACGGTCGGTTGCCGCTGCAGGTCAGGCACCCGCACAGCGGCGAACCGGTCACGATCGGCGAGTTCCGGGTCACCGAGGCCGAAGCCATCGAGGATCTCGACGGCGCCGACGAAGACCGTAGCCGGTTCGACGTCGGGTACGGAATGTGCTTCGGCCACAACGAACGCAAGGCAATCGCGATGGCGAACCTCGACATCGCCAACCGCCGGTTCGGCCGATCCGGCCCGCTGGAGCAGCTGCTGCTGCTCACTACCGACGGGCTCGACTCGGGTGGTTTCTTGGAGCACCTCAAGCTCCCGCACTACGTGACATTCCGTTCCATGGTGGAGCGTAAGCAGGCGTTGCAGGCCGCCGGGGCGGCCCGCGCCGTGCGAGTTTCCGAACCGGCCGGAAGGGACTGCGAATGA
- a CDS encoding GntR family transcriptional regulator, whose protein sequence is MRSTAASPPRYLEIADQLAGELVGCEPGTRVASEPELASRFGVGRAAARSALQELERRMLVRRIQGAGTFVNRRIDYVISRSRPPSWHATVVASGATPRAQTKGVQRVALGAEEAEQLGWPVGTPVYRILRHFFINDLLASLTQELIPVAAAPDLDVALRSVESVDVALRELGGVRPVRAWCRACVDIPPPEVLRDLGIEASVPVWRIDSVSRDARSGRVLLSSSAWTRADAVRVVVELEDLTVIGTSGEGRRGE, encoded by the coding sequence GTGAGATCGACCGCTGCTTCGCCCCCGAGATATCTCGAGATCGCCGACCAGCTCGCCGGCGAGCTGGTGGGCTGTGAACCCGGCACCCGCGTGGCCAGCGAGCCGGAGCTCGCCAGCCGCTTCGGGGTCGGGCGGGCCGCCGCTCGCTCGGCCTTGCAGGAGCTGGAGCGGCGGATGCTGGTCCGCCGGATCCAGGGCGCCGGCACATTCGTCAATCGGCGCATCGACTACGTGATCTCGCGGTCCCGGCCGCCTTCGTGGCACGCCACGGTGGTCGCCAGCGGTGCCACGCCGCGGGCGCAGACCAAGGGCGTGCAACGGGTGGCGCTGGGCGCCGAGGAGGCCGAACAGCTTGGCTGGCCGGTGGGCACGCCCGTGTATCGGATCCTGCGGCACTTCTTCATCAACGACCTGCTCGCCTCGTTGACCCAGGAACTGATCCCCGTCGCCGCCGCGCCGGACCTCGACGTCGCGCTGCGCAGCGTCGAGTCGGTGGACGTGGCGTTGCGCGAGCTGGGCGGGGTGCGCCCGGTCCGGGCGTGGTGTCGCGCCTGTGTGGACATTCCGCCGCCAGAAGTCCTGCGGGACTTGGGCATCGAGGCCAGCGTGCCGGTGTGGCGCATCGACAGCGTCAGCCGCGATGCGCGGAGCGGTCGGGTCCTGCTGAGCAGCAGCGCCTGGACACGAGCGGACGCCGTCCGGGTCGTCGTCGAACTCGAGGACCTGACGGTCATAGGGACTTCAGGGGAAGGACGACGCGGTGAATGA
- the phnE gene encoding phosphonate ABC transporter, permease protein PhnE, producing the protein MSASIATADTAGTLAAPRIGNTAAWLVVAALTALGCRAIVDLRINIATFVDSGRNAVDFAGRMLPLDFPPAAELLELAAQTLAIVVSATVLSVVISAPLAILAAANTAPAPGARYGARTVIVVVRAIPDVVMAIVFMRIFGLGAMTGVLAMGLHSVGMVGKLYADAIEQIDEGPRSAIRATGAGWGQQLISGVLPQVLPAFVATALHRLDINLRISVLLGFVGVNGLGFAIATAFKQLDYRRGMALAAVVLVLCILVELLSGTIRRALLRDTGEKAGAPLRTGDRISPPWTRRRLCRTGYAALTALVVLMSAWGADLDPVHFVSSLRGVGRNAGLFWPPDTAGMFGQLLGDLWLTVKIALGATVIGAVLALPVGCLAAHNVAPNPLVGKAFRMFVVLIRGIPELVLAVVFVVITGLGAVAGTLALSVGAIGLLGKLIADSLEEIDPGPEQAIRATGAGRWQVFFTGTLPQAAPSFVGHLLYQLDVNIRSATLLGVVGAGGIGFDLLSGAQILEFGLVTTILIMVFATVLVVEALALWLRHQLS; encoded by the coding sequence GTGAGCGCCTCCATCGCGACTGCAGACACGGCCGGCACGCTGGCCGCTCCGCGGATCGGCAACACGGCCGCCTGGCTGGTTGTCGCAGCCCTGACCGCGCTGGGCTGCCGGGCGATCGTCGACCTGCGAATCAACATCGCGACCTTCGTCGACAGTGGCCGCAACGCGGTGGACTTCGCCGGGCGCATGCTGCCGCTGGACTTTCCGCCCGCCGCCGAACTGCTGGAACTCGCCGCACAGACACTGGCCATCGTCGTGTCGGCAACGGTGCTGTCGGTGGTCATCAGTGCGCCTCTGGCAATCCTCGCCGCCGCCAACACCGCCCCCGCACCCGGCGCCCGATACGGTGCCCGCACGGTGATCGTCGTGGTCCGCGCCATCCCCGACGTGGTGATGGCCATTGTCTTCATGCGCATCTTCGGGCTCGGCGCGATGACCGGCGTGCTGGCGATGGGCCTGCACTCGGTGGGTATGGTCGGCAAGCTCTACGCGGACGCGATCGAACAGATCGACGAGGGGCCCCGTTCGGCGATTCGCGCCACCGGCGCGGGCTGGGGCCAGCAATTAATCTCCGGTGTTCTGCCCCAGGTGCTGCCGGCCTTCGTGGCGACCGCATTGCACCGCCTGGACATCAATCTGCGGATCTCGGTACTGCTGGGTTTCGTCGGAGTCAACGGCCTGGGATTTGCGATCGCCACCGCATTCAAGCAGCTGGACTACCGGCGCGGAATGGCGTTGGCTGCAGTCGTTCTCGTGTTGTGCATCCTGGTGGAGCTGCTGTCCGGGACAATCCGGCGGGCGTTGCTGCGCGACACCGGCGAGAAGGCCGGCGCGCCGCTGCGGACCGGCGACCGGATCAGCCCGCCATGGACGCGTCGACGGTTGTGCCGTACCGGGTACGCCGCACTGACCGCGCTTGTCGTGCTGATGTCGGCGTGGGGGGCAGATCTCGACCCGGTCCACTTTGTGAGTTCGCTGCGGGGCGTCGGCCGCAACGCCGGCCTGTTCTGGCCGCCCGACACCGCGGGCATGTTCGGACAGCTGCTGGGTGATTTGTGGCTGACGGTGAAGATCGCGCTGGGTGCCACCGTGATCGGCGCCGTGCTGGCACTGCCCGTCGGGTGCCTGGCGGCGCATAATGTGGCGCCCAATCCCCTTGTCGGCAAAGCATTCCGAATGTTCGTCGTGCTGATCCGGGGGATCCCGGAGCTGGTGTTGGCGGTGGTCTTCGTGGTGATCACGGGCCTGGGTGCGGTAGCGGGCACGTTGGCGCTCAGCGTGGGCGCGATCGGGTTGCTCGGCAAACTGATCGCGGATTCGCTCGAGGAGATCGACCCGGGCCCCGAGCAGGCCATCCGGGCGACCGGCGCCGGCCGCTGGCAGGTGTTCTTCACCGGCACGCTGCCGCAAGCCGCGCCGAGCTTCGTCGGGCACCTGCTCTACCAGCTGGACGTGAACATTCGATCGGCCACCCTGCTGGGCGTTGTGGGCGCCGGCGGTATCGGTTTCGACCTGCTCAGTGGCGCACAGATCCTCGAATTCGGCTTGGTCACAACGATATTGATCATGGTGTTTGCGACCGTTCTGGTCGTGGAAGCGCTGGCGTTGTGGCTGCGTCACCAGCTGAGCTGA
- the phnC gene encoding phosphonate ABC transporter ATP-binding protein codes for MKTDVAVRFHEVTKQFGSGLRALDGVSLTVATGEITVLLGPSGSGKSTLLRHVDGLQRPTSGTVTVLGTDVGRAGGAEMRRLRRRVGFVFQQFHLVGRLTVLENVCTGALGRLRWPRLGLPSYPRDVRREALTQLDRVGLAECAFQRADTLSGGQQQRVAVARALMQHPHILLADEPVASLDPESAAQVMQLIRDISSEQRLTVLCSLHQVGLALDWGDRVVGLRAGRLVLDVAVAGLDHDDVMSLYTKVDAGPVLAAGISA; via the coding sequence GTGAAGACGGACGTGGCGGTTCGCTTCCACGAAGTCACCAAGCAATTCGGTTCCGGGCTGCGGGCGCTTGACGGCGTCTCGTTGACTGTCGCGACCGGCGAGATCACGGTGCTACTGGGTCCGTCCGGCTCAGGCAAGTCCACCCTGCTGCGCCATGTCGACGGCCTGCAGCGGCCCACGTCCGGCACGGTCACGGTGTTGGGGACGGATGTGGGGCGGGCGGGCGGTGCCGAAATGCGCCGCCTGCGGCGCCGGGTCGGATTCGTCTTCCAGCAGTTTCATCTGGTCGGCCGGCTCACTGTGCTGGAGAACGTCTGCACCGGCGCCCTCGGCCGACTGCGCTGGCCCCGGCTCGGATTGCCCAGCTATCCCAGGGACGTTCGGCGTGAGGCCCTGACCCAGCTGGACCGGGTTGGCCTGGCGGAATGCGCCTTTCAGCGCGCCGACACCTTGTCGGGCGGCCAGCAGCAGCGTGTCGCCGTGGCAAGGGCGTTGATGCAGCACCCGCATATCCTCCTCGCCGACGAGCCGGTGGCTTCGCTGGACCCCGAATCGGCGGCGCAGGTGATGCAGCTGATCCGCGACATCAGCTCCGAGCAGCGCCTCACCGTCCTGTGCAGCCTGCATCAGGTTGGGCTGGCACTGGATTGGGGTGACCGGGTGGTCGGGCTGCGCGCCGGCCGGCTGGTGCTCGACGTCGCGGTGGCGGGCCTCGACCACGACGACGTGATGTCGCTGTACACGAAGGTGGATGCCGGGCCGGTGCTGGCCGCGGGCATTTCTGCGTGA
- a CDS encoding phosphonate C-P lyase system protein PhnG, with protein MNEFGRAERCGLLALAEADELRALADACLADGTDVRVLVKPEVGFVSAQVREPVAAERFLLGDVLACRAEVQLAGQRGWAMRLGDDRAAVLAAAVLDAEAEAGRPHAADVDALCRSVVARRTEREDREWAELAPTIVTFEELT; from the coding sequence GTGAATGAATTCGGCCGCGCTGAGCGCTGCGGCCTCCTCGCCCTGGCCGAGGCCGATGAATTACGGGCACTGGCCGACGCCTGCCTGGCCGACGGTACCGACGTGCGGGTGCTGGTGAAGCCTGAGGTCGGGTTCGTCTCGGCCCAGGTACGCGAGCCGGTGGCCGCCGAGCGATTCCTGCTCGGAGACGTGCTGGCCTGCCGCGCGGAGGTGCAGCTGGCCGGCCAGCGGGGCTGGGCGATGCGCCTCGGTGACGACCGGGCAGCAGTGCTGGCCGCCGCGGTGCTGGACGCAGAGGCGGAGGCGGGCAGGCCCCACGCCGCGGACGTCGACGCGCTGTGCCGCTCGGTTGTGGCCCGGCGCACCGAGCGGGAGGACCGCGAGTGGGCCGAACTCGCCCCTACCATCGTCACTTTCGAGGAGCTGACATGA
- a CDS encoding phosphate/phosphite/phosphonate ABC transporter substrate-binding protein: protein MIRAPRCSSGFAGVAVLAAVALAACGQSADASRSNGGGFGGRNPDELVFAAVPSENAQSLQQAYQPLVTLLQRQTGKKVRFQSATSYSSVIEAERTDKVDIAQYGPFSLVTAQNSGVKVTPVAAETTVKGAPPGYHSYGITRPGSGINSIADFRGKKVCFVDPDSTSGFLYPSAALINAGIDPNRDVTQVIAGGHDASALSVLNGQCDAGFAQESMIDTTLPGKGQLKPGQLNVVWKSDLIPGSPIGVSDDLAPDLKTKLANAFAMANLDYLNLSGICTPACTHVGEVNGWGYAKVDNSFYDSVRTVCRTTRAKQCAGQP, encoded by the coding sequence ATGATCCGTGCCCCCCGATGTTCGTCCGGCTTCGCCGGGGTCGCGGTGCTGGCCGCGGTGGCCCTGGCCGCGTGTGGACAAAGTGCGGATGCCAGCCGCTCGAACGGCGGCGGCTTCGGCGGCCGCAACCCGGACGAGCTGGTGTTCGCCGCGGTCCCGTCGGAAAACGCGCAGAGCTTGCAGCAGGCCTACCAGCCGCTCGTCACGTTGCTGCAGCGGCAAACCGGTAAGAAGGTTCGGTTCCAGAGCGCCACCAGCTACTCGTCGGTCATCGAGGCGGAGCGCACCGACAAGGTGGACATCGCGCAATACGGCCCGTTCTCGCTTGTCACCGCGCAGAACAGCGGAGTCAAAGTCACCCCGGTCGCCGCCGAAACCACGGTGAAGGGCGCCCCACCCGGCTATCACTCCTATGGCATCACCCGCCCGGGATCTGGGATCAACAGCATCGCCGACTTCAGGGGGAAGAAGGTCTGTTTCGTCGATCCGGACTCGACGTCCGGCTTCTTGTACCCATCGGCAGCGTTGATCAATGCGGGTATCGATCCGAACAGAGACGTCACGCAGGTGATCGCCGGTGGCCACGACGCGTCGGCGCTGTCCGTTCTCAACGGTCAGTGCGACGCCGGCTTCGCTCAGGAGAGCATGATCGATACGACGCTGCCCGGGAAGGGCCAGCTCAAGCCGGGTCAGCTGAACGTGGTGTGGAAGTCGGATCTGATCCCCGGGTCGCCGATCGGGGTCAGCGACGACCTCGCCCCCGACCTCAAGACCAAGCTCGCCAACGCGTTCGCGATGGCCAACCTCGACTACCTGAACTTGAGCGGCATCTGCACGCCGGCGTGTACACACGTCGGAGAGGTCAACGGTTGGGGTTATGCGAAGGTGGACAACTCGTTCTACGACAGTGTTCGCACCGTGTGCCGCACCACCCGCGCCAAGCAGTGTGCGGGGCAGCCGTGA